Within the Methanobrevibacter ruminantium genome, the region CCAAGATAGGAGATTAGATTATGACAGCATCATTGCACAAGTTGAAAAAATATTCAAGAAAGTTGAAATTGAAGATGATTATAAATTAACTTTCAAACCTAGAAATCCTACTATCAGAGAAATTAGGCTTTTAGCTGATAAAGTTCGTGACTTGCAAATTAGTGGAACCAAAAGCATTGGTAAAGTCATTATCCGTAAAGGTGATGATGAATGGATTATCCATACTGAAGGTTCTAACCTTAAAGCTATCTTCAACGAAGAGGGTATTGATAAGGCTAGATCAACCACTAACGACATTCATGAAATTGAAACTGTATTAGGTATTGAAGCTGCTCGTAACGCTATTGTCTATGAGTTAAACCGTACCTTATCAGACCAAGGTTTGACTGTAGATATCAGACACATTATGTTAGTTGCTGATATGATGACTTCTGAAGGAGTTGTAAAATCCATTGGAAGACATGGTATCAGTGGTGAAAAATCAAGTGTTCTTGCTCGTGCAGCATTTGAAGAAACTGGTAAGCATTTACTTCACGCAAGTATTAGAGGAGAAATGGATGATTTAACTGGTATTATTGAAAATATCATTATTGGTCAGCCAATTCCTTTAGGTACTGGATCAGTACGTGTCACAATGAAACCAGATGCATATTAAAGTTCAGATTATTTTCGGATATTTATTTAATATAAATATTCGGAAAATTTATTAAGAATTTATTAAATTTTTTATATTTTTAATATTTTCTTAATTTTTATTTATTTACTATAATTTTCATATTCATAGTTATTCTTAAAGAATTAATTTAAACAACAATTAATTTTAAACAATTAATCCAAAATTATAATTTTAAGAATGATTTTATTGTAAAATATTCTATTAAAATATCAATAAATTATAAATAATAGATGTATTATAATTAAATGTAATAGTTTAATTTCATATTTGTTATTTAATTTTATTTATTTAATAGCACATATTTTATTACTCTATGAAAATTTTATCTTGAGTAAGATATGATTATTTATGAATTTTTCTTATCTTGAGATAGATGATTTTTTTAAATTAAAATTTAGGAGGCAGATGATGGATATAGAAAGAGGAATAAGAGTTGCAGTAGATACCGGAGATGTTACACTCGGCTCAGAAAAATCTATTCAATCTTTAAAATTAGGTAAAGGTAGACTTGCAGTTGTTGCAGCTAACAGTCCTAAAGAAATTTTAGAAGATGTAGAATATTACGCAAATCTCTCTGAAATTCCTTTCATTGTATATGAGGGTACAAGTGTAGACTTAGGTTCTGTATGCGGTAAACCATTTACTGTTGCTACTTTAATCATAAACGATCCAGGAGATTCTACTATCTTAGAAAAAATGGGGTAGATTTTGTGTCTATTAAATTTAATGCACATGAGATCCGTTTTATAGCTCTCTTTGAGAGCATGACTGGTGCAATGGTTAAAGATTGCATCCTCGATGATGATAATGCCAAAGTTACCTTCGTTGTTAAAAACGGTGATATGGGGTTAGCTATTGGTAAAGGCGGAAGCACTGTAACCAAAGTTAAAAAAGCAGTTGGAAGAGGAGTTGAAATCATTGAGCACAATGAAGATCCTGCTCAATTCATTAAAAACGTTTTATCTCCTGCTGAATTGAAATCCATTAAAATCGTTGAGAAAAACAACGATGAAAAAATAGCTATCGTCAATACAGACTCTTCCAATAAAAGAATAGCTATTGGTAAAAACGGTATTAACATTGAAAGAGCAAAATTATTAGCAAAAAGACAACATGAAATAAATAATATTATTTTAAAATAATTCTTTTCTAATATTTTTGTTTTGCATTATTGTTTATGATTAATCACACATGATCTAACAATTTAGGTCATGTTAACTTTTTATTTTTAATTTTTCATTTTTTAATATTTCATTTTTTTAATTTTTTCAATTATTTCTAATTTTATTTTGTAATTTCATCACCATCACACATCAAAAAACCAAACATTTATTAGTAAAGTTATTATAATATATTATTATAATAGGTAACATTATGTTAAATTAACATTTGTGTGTAAAAAATTTTATCTAAATTTTTAATGTTAATTAATGTAATTTATTAGCTATAATTTCTTTATTTCTAAAACTAATAGCTATGTGTGCATTTTGGCTATAGTTTTCTTTATTTATTATAGTTTACCTATATTATTTTCATATCATTGAATTTCAATAATCGAATTTCAATGATTCAAACATTAATTAAATCAATACAGAAAATCATTTAATTAATGTATTTAATTAGATTCTATACTTATATTCTATTTTGTATAGGAGTTTTGATTGCTATTATATGGTTATTTTATCGTATAATTTTAGTATTTTGAGTTTAAATTAAGCTTAATCACCTTAGTTTGGATGTTTGAGTATAGATTTGAGTATAATAGTAAATCGCAGCGGTGGACTTCTATCTAAATCGAATTAATTATTTTAATCTTGTAATTTATTCAAAAAAGACACTTGTCTTATAAACTTAAGAGGAAGAATAAATATGCCAGGACTTTTTGCTGCTAAAAAGCTTAAAAAGAATAGACAAAATTTTAAATGGAAAGACGTAGATTACAAAAGAAGAGCATTACGTTTAGATGTAAAAGCAGACCCTCTCGAAGGGGCACCTCAGGCTAGAGGAATTGTTATTGAAAAAGTAGGAATTGAAGCAAAGCAACCTAACTCTGCTATTCGTAAATGTGTTCGTGTTCAATTAATTAAAAACGGTAAACAATTAACTGCATTTGCACCAGGTGACGGAGCAATCGGTTTTATCGATGAGCACGATGAAGTTATGATTGAAGGTATCGGTGGACCATCTGGAAGATCCATGGGTGACATTCCAGGAGTTCGTTGGAAAGTAAGTAAAGTTAACAATGTTGCTTTATCCGAAATGGTAAGCGGAAAAATTGATAAACCAGTAAGATAATTGAGGTAATTTTCATGGCTAAATTATTTGATAAATGGGATCTTGACGAAGTAGAGGTACAAGATTTAGGTTTAAAGAGATACATCTGCTTAGATGAAACTATCGTTCCTCATACTTTAGGTAGACACGTAAAAAGACAATTCGCAAAATCCAAAGTTTCTATTGTAGAAAGATTAATGAACAAAATCATGAGAACCCAAAGAAACTCTGGTAAAAAGAACAAAGCTTACAATATTGTAAAAGAAGCTTTAGAAATTATTCACAAAAGAACTAAAAAGAACCCTGTTCAAGTTTTAGTTACTGCTGTAGAAAACACTTCTCCACGTGAAGAAACTACCCGTATTAAATATGGTGGTATTGGATACCAAGTAGCTGTAGACATTTCTCCACAAAGAAGAGTAGACCTTTCTTTAGGATTCTTAACTAGAGGAACTTTACAATCTGCATTCAAAAACAGAAAATCTGTAGCTGAATGTTTAGCAAACGAATTAATCTTTGCATCTGAAGAAGATACCAGAAGTTTCGCTTTACAGAAAAAAGAAGAAAAAGAAAGAGTTGCAAAAGCAGCACACTAATTTTAGTGTTTTTAATAATTATAGAATTAATCAGAATTTTCTTTTTAATTTCTTTTTTAAATTTTTAATTAAATTTTTAGAAAAGCATTCTAATTTGAAAGCATTCTAATTTGAATTCTGTTTAATTTTTATATTCTTTAATTTTTTAATTTTTTTATTTAAAAGACATAATATTGACTTAGATATAGACTAAAATAATAAACTAATGTTTATAGGTGATGATTTTGAGTAGACGAGACAAAATGATTGCAAAAATCAAAGAATTGATGTATCAACCTACAAATATCAGAAACATTGGTATTTGTGCACACATTGATCACGGTAAAACTACTTTATCCGACAATCTCTTAGCAGGTGCAGGAATGATTTCTGAAGATCTTGCTGGAGATCAAAGATTCTTAGATTTTGACGAACAAGAACAAGCTCGTGGTATTACCATTGACGCAGCAAACGTATCTATGGTACACGAATATCATGATGATGAATATTTAATTAACTTAATTGACACTCCGGGTCACGTTGACTTCGGTGGAGACGTAACCCGTGCAATGAGGGCTGTAGACGGTGCAGTAGTAGTTGTATGTGCAGTAGAAGGTATCATGCCTCAAACTGAAACTGTACTCAGACAAGCTTTAAGAGAAAAAGTTAAACCAGTATTATTCATTAACAAAGTTGACAGATTAATCAACGAAGTAAAATTAGGACCAGAAGAATTAGCAAACAAATTCATTGGAATCATCAATGAAGCTAACAAATTAATCAGCAAAATGGCTCCTAAAGATAAAAAAGAGGAATGGCTTGTAAAAGTGGATGACGGTAGTGTAGCATTCGGTTCAGCATACCACAACTGGGCTATTAACATTCCAATGATGCAAGAAACCGGAATCAACTTTAAAGACATCATTGATTACTGTAATGATGAAAACCAAAAAGAATTAGCTAAAAAAGTACCTTTAGCTGATGTATTATTAGGTATGGTAGTAGAACACTTACCTTCTCCTGAAGTTTCCCAAAAATACAGATGTCCTAACATTTGGGATGGAGACATTGAAAGTGAAGCTGGTCAAACCATGGTTAACACCAGCCCTGATGGACCTTTAGCGGTAATGGTTACTAACGTATCTGTAGATAAGCACGCTGGTGAAGTAGCTACCGGTAGAGTATACGGTGGTACTGTAGAACAAGGTAGTGAAGTGTTCTTGGTAGGAGGTCAAGCTAGATCCAGAGTACAACAAGTTGGTGTTTTCTTCGG harbors:
- a CDS encoding 50S ribosomal protein L30e, producing the protein MMDIERGIRVAVDTGDVTLGSEKSIQSLKLGKGRLAVVAANSPKEILEDVEYYANLSEIPFIVYEGTSVDLGSVCGKPFTVATLIINDPGDSTILEKMG
- a CDS encoding NusA-like transcription termination signal-binding factor, with product MSIKFNAHEIRFIALFESMTGAMVKDCILDDDNAKVTFVVKNGDMGLAIGKGGSTVTKVKKAVGRGVEIIEHNEDPAQFIKNVLSPAELKSIKIVEKNNDEKIAIVNTDSSNKRIAIGKNGINIERAKLLAKRQHEINNIILK
- a CDS encoding 30S ribosomal protein S12, coding for MPGLFAAKKLKKNRQNFKWKDVDYKRRALRLDVKADPLEGAPQARGIVIEKVGIEAKQPNSAIRKCVRVQLIKNGKQLTAFAPGDGAIGFIDEHDEVMIEGIGGPSGRSMGDIPGVRWKVSKVNNVALSEMVSGKIDKPVR
- a CDS encoding 30S ribosomal protein S7, whose protein sequence is MAKLFDKWDLDEVEVQDLGLKRYICLDETIVPHTLGRHVKRQFAKSKVSIVERLMNKIMRTQRNSGKKNKAYNIVKEALEIIHKRTKKNPVQVLVTAVENTSPREETTRIKYGGIGYQVAVDISPQRRVDLSLGFLTRGTLQSAFKNRKSVAECLANELIFASEEDTRSFALQKKEEKERVAKAAH